Proteins encoded in a region of the Chlorogloeopsis sp. ULAP01 genome:
- a CDS encoding YkvA family protein: MGKRFFTQLLVDKIRKVFRNSKYRWFAIIAGLVYLISPLDISPDVVPILGWIDDGLVASLVVAEVSQILAEKLKNRQKGNSAASNSTQTSTVIDVNAVS; the protein is encoded by the coding sequence ATGGGCAAGAGATTTTTTACTCAGTTACTAGTAGACAAAATTCGTAAAGTTTTCCGTAACTCTAAATATCGCTGGTTTGCAATTATTGCTGGTCTAGTGTACTTAATTAGCCCGTTGGATATTTCACCAGATGTTGTCCCGATTTTGGGATGGATAGATGATGGGCTAGTTGCTAGCTTAGTTGTTGCAGAAGTTTCCCAAATTCTGGCAGAAAAACTCAAAAATCGCCAAAAAGGCAATTCTGCCGCCTCAAATTCTACTCAAACATCTACTGTAATTGATGTTAACGCTGTATCTTGA
- a CDS encoding phosphoenolpyruvate carboxykinase, with translation MTENIFVQTWLDSVPLLNGNSMESAMPGNVMHSNYALEEQGILNPGNVYWNLSTPALYEEAIRRQEGVMAAEGPFVVRTGQHTGRSPNDKFIVRESSSNNEIWWGKVNYPISEHRFEALHARMLAYMQGRDLFIQDYYAGADPTYQLSVRFITETAWHSIFVRNLFIEPSRQELASFLPDFTVIALPNFHAKPEIDGTHSDVFIVLNFARKLILVGGTSYAGEIKKSIFTTLNYLLPHHHVLPMHCAANVGQSGDVALFFGLSGTGKTTLSADSKRTLIGDDEHGWSDRGIFNFEGGCYAKLIHLSREAEPEIYQTTQRFGSILENVAINPLTRHLDLNDATLTENTRGAYPIEYISNASPTGMTGHPQNIIFLTADALGVLPPIARLTNEQAMYHFLSGYTAKVAGTEKGLGHEPQAVFSACFGAPFMALHPSVYADLLGQKIERYKVKVWLVNTGWTGGSYGVGERIPIKQTRAMLTAALSGALDEIPTTVDPVFGFHVPVRCPGVSEKLLTPRLTWSDPDHYNIQAYKLAEMFIDNFKQFADGVAPQVRLGGPLVGKAN, from the coding sequence ATGACAGAAAATATATTTGTACAGACCTGGCTTGACAGTGTGCCATTACTAAATGGCAATTCTATGGAATCGGCAATGCCTGGAAACGTAATGCACAGCAACTATGCTCTAGAAGAGCAAGGTATCCTCAATCCTGGTAATGTCTATTGGAATCTTTCAACTCCAGCCCTCTATGAAGAAGCAATTCGACGGCAAGAAGGAGTGATGGCGGCTGAAGGGCCATTTGTTGTGCGTACCGGTCAACATACAGGGCGATCGCCAAATGACAAATTCATCGTTCGTGAATCCAGCAGCAATAATGAGATTTGGTGGGGAAAGGTGAATTATCCCATCAGCGAGCATCGTTTTGAGGCTCTACACGCAAGAATGCTGGCATATATGCAAGGACGAGATCTGTTTATTCAAGACTATTATGCTGGTGCTGATCCCACCTATCAGCTGTCGGTTCGCTTCATTACCGAAACAGCCTGGCATAGTATCTTTGTCCGCAATCTATTTATTGAACCATCGCGGCAAGAACTCGCTAGTTTTTTGCCTGATTTTACTGTAATTGCTTTGCCCAACTTCCATGCCAAACCAGAAATTGATGGCACCCATTCAGATGTATTTATTGTCTTAAATTTTGCTCGTAAATTAATTTTGGTTGGTGGCACCAGTTATGCTGGTGAGATTAAAAAATCTATATTTACAACCCTTAACTATCTGCTACCTCACCATCACGTTCTACCAATGCATTGTGCTGCTAATGTTGGGCAAAGCGGGGATGTGGCTTTGTTTTTTGGATTGTCTGGTACGGGTAAAACAACTCTTTCTGCCGACTCCAAGCGCACGCTGATTGGTGATGATGAACATGGTTGGAGCGATCGCGGCATCTTCAATTTTGAGGGTGGCTGTTATGCCAAGTTAATTCACCTATCTAGGGAAGCAGAACCGGAAATTTATCAGACAACACAACGCTTTGGCAGCATTCTAGAAAATGTCGCGATTAACCCTCTTACCAGGCATTTAGATTTAAATGATGCCACTCTTACAGAAAATACTCGTGGAGCTTACCCCATTGAATATATTAGCAACGCCAGCCCGACTGGAATGACTGGTCATCCGCAAAATATTATTTTCCTCACTGCTGATGCTCTGGGAGTATTGCCACCAATTGCCCGATTAACTAATGAACAGGCGATGTATCATTTTTTAAGTGGCTACACAGCGAAGGTAGCCGGAACAGAAAAAGGATTGGGACACGAGCCTCAAGCTGTCTTTAGTGCCTGCTTCGGCGCACCATTTATGGCTTTGCATCCCAGTGTTTATGCGGATTTATTAGGGCAAAAAATTGAACGTTATAAAGTAAAAGTATGGCTTGTCAATACTGGTTGGACAGGCGGATCTTATGGTGTAGGAGAGCGCATCCCCATCAAACAGACTCGCGCCATGTTAACAGCAGCACTGAGTGGCGCATTAGACGAAATACCCACGACAGTTGATCCGGTGTTTGGTTTCCATGTCCCAGTTCGCTGTCCTGGGGTGTCTGAGAAGTTGCTGACTCCTCGCTTGACTTGGAGCGATCCTGATCATTACAATATTCAGGCTTATAAACTTGCAGAAATGTTTATCGATAATTTTAAGCAGTTTGCAGATGGAGTTGCTCCTCAAGTGCGATTAGGCGGGCCTTTAGTAGGAAAAGCAAATTAA
- a CDS encoding MBL fold metallo-hydrolase, with amino-acid sequence MKLLHRSDLYGWSSFDEERNVDFNSVAWIRPQGNIVIDPLRLSIYDWKHLNSLGGASWIVITNSDHVRAAKQIANSFSAKIAGPIAEKDYFPIKCDRWLGEGDELVPGLQILELHGSKTPGELALLLEKTTLITGDLVRAHKGGSLMILPDAKLSNQVEAIASVQRLAKMKEIEAVLVGDGWSVFRDGNLVLQELTDKISKS; translated from the coding sequence ATGAAATTACTACACCGTTCTGACTTATATGGATGGTCGAGCTTCGATGAAGAACGCAATGTAGATTTCAATAGCGTTGCTTGGATTCGTCCCCAGGGAAACATTGTTATAGATCCATTACGTTTATCGATCTACGACTGGAAACATCTTAATTCCTTGGGTGGTGCGAGTTGGATAGTTATTACCAACTCCGATCATGTACGTGCTGCCAAGCAAATCGCTAATTCTTTTAGTGCTAAAATCGCAGGACCGATCGCTGAAAAAGACTATTTTCCGATTAAGTGCGATCGCTGGCTTGGTGAAGGTGATGAGTTAGTACCAGGATTGCAGATACTGGAATTACATGGCTCAAAAACCCCAGGCGAATTGGCATTACTTTTAGAAAAAACAACCCTAATTACTGGTGACTTGGTACGAGCACATAAAGGGGGTAGTCTAATGATATTACCAGATGCGAAACTTTCTAATCAAGTCGAAGCGATTGCTTCAGTTCAAAGATTAGCAAAGATGAAGGAAATAGAGGCTGTACTGGTAGGTGATGGTTGGTCAGTATTTCGAGATGGAAACCTGGTTTTACAAGAACTTACAGATAAAATCAGCAAATCTTGA
- a CDS encoding MFS transporter, whose amino-acid sequence MMRPLKVLKAKFDLPLKFWIIALIAFINSVSFTIIIPILYPYAKQFGLSDFQASLLTTGYAIAQFIATPILGRFSDFMGRKPLLVISLVGTVIANLLASFAPVAWLLFAARIFDGLTGGNTSIARAIITDTTAPGDRAKAFGLLDAAFRLGFVTGPAISYFAQLLPTFPGVSSLGMSFFAGAIIAFSAVVLTWLLLPETLPQRQKFQLSWQMFGFSKIFQSALHPKLGQAFVLTFFSGFTFTIFTFAFQPFFLKVLNQDAQTLAIVFTLIGVVGVLTQIFAVEPLTKRFNLANILAVAIAGRAAVFLLIPVFPVFPVFVVLACLLGITNSFPIPLISAILSINSSDREQGEVQGINASYLSISNAIGPAVAGLLVSISYGTPFWVTGVLTLLTAGFALSLKSSVHCGRKTKG is encoded by the coding sequence ATGATGCGTCCGTTGAAAGTCCTAAAAGCGAAGTTCGATCTACCTCTGAAATTTTGGATTATCGCTTTGATTGCGTTTATTAACTCAGTCAGTTTCACAATTATTATTCCAATTCTTTATCCCTACGCCAAACAATTTGGACTGAGCGATTTTCAAGCTAGTTTACTCACTACAGGGTACGCGATCGCTCAATTTATAGCTACTCCTATTTTGGGGCGTTTTTCTGACTTTATGGGACGCAAGCCGCTTCTTGTCATTAGCCTTGTGGGAACGGTGATCGCGAATTTGCTCGCCAGCTTTGCACCTGTTGCCTGGTTACTTTTTGCGGCTCGGATTTTCGATGGTTTGACGGGAGGCAACACTTCCATTGCTAGAGCTATTATTACTGACACGACTGCACCAGGCGATCGCGCCAAAGCATTTGGATTGCTTGATGCTGCTTTTCGCTTAGGATTTGTTACAGGGCCTGCTATTAGTTATTTTGCTCAACTGTTACCAACTTTTCCGGGAGTTTCTTCACTAGGAATGAGCTTTTTTGCAGGAGCTATTATTGCCTTTTCAGCTGTTGTTCTGACTTGGTTGCTACTACCAGAAACCTTACCACAGCGACAGAAATTCCAACTGAGTTGGCAAATGTTTGGTTTCAGTAAAATCTTTCAGTCTGCATTGCATCCAAAGCTTGGTCAAGCCTTTGTGCTGACGTTTTTTAGTGGCTTTACATTTACAATCTTCACCTTCGCCTTTCAACCCTTCTTCCTTAAAGTGCTCAATCAAGATGCCCAAACTTTGGCGATCGTATTTACACTCATTGGCGTAGTCGGGGTGCTTACACAAATTTTTGCTGTCGAACCCCTGACAAAACGGTTCAATCTTGCCAATATTCTGGCTGTGGCAATTGCTGGACGAGCCGCAGTTTTTCTACTAATTCCTGTCTTTCCAGTTTTTCCTGTGTTCGTTGTCTTGGCGTGTCTTTTGGGTATCACGAATTCGTTTCCCATCCCACTGATCAGCGCTATCTTATCTATCAATAGCAGCGATCGCGAACAAGGTGAAGTTCAAGGAATTAATGCCTCTTACCTAAGTATCTCTAATGCAATCGGTCCTGCTGTGGCGGGTTTGCTTGTCAGTATTAGCTACGGCACTCCTTTTTGGGTGACAGGGGTTCTAACCTTGTTAACAGCAGGATTTGCCCTCAGTCTCAAATCATCGGTTCATTGTGGTAGAAAAACAAAGGGCTAG
- a CDS encoding serine hydrolase, with protein MAFFNKDVQLEQLGNAILEATWAKFPTLARNQIALTWIVYDPPVLVNTGGALTPDAFWNHPIRGFTYRGAERIYPASVVKLFYLVAVQEWLESGMLQTSTELERAMRDMIVDSSNDATSLVIDVLTGTTSGPDLPPGPFETWKLQRNLVNRYYQSLGWAEMETINACQKTWCDGPYGRERVFYGQLLENRNMLTTNATARLLHSIVGGVAVSGGRSQSMMALLKRSLNPDELPKDVEEDQVTGFLGGGLPQTAQIWSKAGWTSQVRHDVAYIEIPDCRPYLLVVFTEGKANAKNRDILPFISQSFVETVANLG; from the coding sequence ATGGCTTTCTTCAACAAAGACGTACAACTCGAACAGTTAGGCAATGCTATTTTAGAGGCTACTTGGGCAAAATTTCCGACCCTAGCCCGTAATCAAATTGCTCTAACTTGGATTGTCTACGATCCACCTGTACTAGTAAATACTGGTGGCGCTCTCACTCCAGATGCCTTTTGGAATCATCCCATCCGTGGTTTCACCTATAGAGGTGCTGAGCGAATTTACCCAGCGAGTGTGGTGAAATTGTTTTACTTGGTGGCGGTACAAGAATGGCTAGAGTCAGGAATGTTGCAGACTTCCACTGAGTTAGAAAGAGCCATGCGCGATATGATTGTAGACTCTAGCAATGATGCCACCAGCTTAGTAATAGATGTGCTGACTGGCACAACATCGGGGCCAGATTTACCACCAGGGCCTTTTGAAACTTGGAAACTACAACGCAATCTTGTTAACCGTTATTATCAGTCTTTGGGGTGGGCGGAAATGGAAACGATTAACGCCTGCCAAAAAACCTGGTGTGATGGGCCATACGGACGCGAACGCGTATTTTATGGTCAGTTACTAGAAAATCGCAATATGCTGACAACAAATGCTACCGCTAGATTATTGCACAGTATTGTCGGGGGAGTGGCAGTGTCTGGTGGGCGATCGCAATCGATGATGGCTCTACTGAAGCGCAGTCTGAATCCTGATGAATTGCCTAAGGATGTTGAAGAAGATCAAGTTACGGGTTTTTTGGGCGGTGGACTTCCCCAAACAGCACAAATTTGGTCAAAGGCGGGTTGGACTAGTCAAGTTCGCCATGATGTAGCGTATATTGAAATACCAGATTGCCGTCCTTACCTGTTAGTAGTATTCACTGAAGGTAAAGCAAACGCTAAGAATCGCGACATCCTGCCTTTTATTTCTCAGAGTTTTGTAGAAACAGTTGCGAATCTGGGATAG
- a CDS encoding C40 family peptidase — protein sequence MSLNLRSKIQNLITLGEYECLANINIYDSPECTRLATQAASGRHLQVKSTERDAQTGNETSVHVRLCEDDYPGWLSLADLNLLQTATVLYQAKSFSESEVRKLLPEVIAFAHQAMEQPNYYLWGGTVGPNYDCSGLMQAAFCSVGVWLPRDAYQQEAFTQPVTISQLEIGDLIFFGIPQKATHVGLYLGDDRYIHSSGKDKGRNGIGIDILSEQGDEVSQSYYQQLRGAGRVVKSYEPHSH from the coding sequence ATGTCCCTTAATCTCAGATCCAAAATCCAAAATCTCATCACTTTAGGTGAGTACGAGTGTCTCGCTAACATAAACATATACGATTCTCCCGAATGTACGCGCCTAGCAACACAAGCTGCATCAGGACGACATTTACAGGTGAAATCAACTGAAAGGGATGCACAGACTGGCAATGAAACATCTGTACACGTACGTTTGTGTGAGGATGATTATCCAGGGTGGTTATCGCTTGCAGATTTAAATCTATTACAGACTGCTACTGTACTTTATCAGGCTAAATCTTTTTCTGAATCTGAAGTTAGAAAATTGCTACCAGAGGTAATAGCTTTTGCCCATCAAGCGATGGAACAGCCTAATTATTACCTTTGGGGTGGTACAGTTGGGCCAAATTATGACTGTTCGGGTTTAATGCAAGCAGCTTTTTGTTCAGTCGGTGTTTGGTTACCCAGAGATGCCTACCAGCAGGAAGCTTTCACCCAGCCAGTGACAATTTCCCAATTAGAAATAGGCGATCTCATATTTTTTGGTATTCCCCAAAAAGCCACTCATGTGGGACTCTATTTAGGAGATGATCGTTACATCCATAGTTCTGGGAAAGATAAAGGACGTAACGGTATTGGGATTGACATTCTCTCGGAACAAGGCGATGAGGTTAGTCAGTCATACTACCAGCAGCTACGTGGCGCTGGCAGAGTGGTGAAGAGTTACGAACCGCATAGTCATTAA
- a CDS encoding glycosyltransferase family 2 protein — translation MRSELISNGMAGQYEAKSLSIPDVSVVVPVRDEVESLPHLLEAIASTLKSSQLSYEIICVDDGSTDGSDRFLKEQAQVRHDLKTVILRRNYGQTAAMAAGFYYAHGKAVVTLDADLQNDPADIPMLLAKLEEGYDLVSGWRQARQDAAVTRLLPSKIANWLIRRVTSVHIHDYGCSLKAYRAELVADMNLYGELHRFLPALAYIEGARITEIPVRHHARRFGRSKYGLSRTFRVLMDLLTIAFMKKFLTRPMHVFGLWGLISIISGGVIGIYLTWVKFALHQDIGDRPLLILAVLLLVTGIQLFCFGLLAELLMRTYHESQGRPIYRVREVITNKQLTTESQI, via the coding sequence ATGAGGAGTGAATTAATTTCTAATGGGATGGCTGGACAATATGAAGCAAAGTCCTTATCCATCCCTGATGTCTCGGTGGTGGTGCCTGTGCGTGATGAAGTGGAAAGTTTGCCTCATTTGTTGGAGGCGATCGCTTCTACTTTAAAAAGTAGTCAATTAAGTTACGAAATTATCTGTGTGGACGATGGTTCCACGGATGGTTCAGATCGGTTTCTTAAGGAACAAGCGCAAGTTCGCCATGATTTAAAAACCGTGATTTTGCGTCGTAACTACGGCCAAACTGCGGCAATGGCAGCCGGATTTTATTACGCCCATGGTAAAGCAGTTGTAACTTTAGATGCCGATTTGCAAAACGATCCTGCGGATATCCCCATGCTGCTGGCAAAGTTGGAGGAAGGCTACGATTTGGTGAGTGGTTGGCGGCAAGCACGCCAAGATGCTGCGGTAACGCGCTTACTTCCTTCTAAAATTGCCAACTGGCTGATTCGACGCGTGACTAGCGTGCATATTCACGACTATGGTTGTTCGCTCAAAGCCTATCGTGCTGAACTGGTAGCTGATATGAACCTCTACGGAGAACTGCACCGCTTCTTGCCAGCCTTGGCGTATATTGAAGGTGCGAGAATTACAGAAATACCTGTGCGCCATCATGCCCGTCGGTTTGGGCGTAGTAAGTACGGTTTGTCGCGGACGTTTCGAGTCTTGATGGATTTGTTAACTATTGCCTTTATGAAAAAGTTCCTCACCCGCCCGATGCACGTTTTTGGGCTGTGGGGCTTAATTAGCATAATTTCGGGAGGAGTGATCGGCATTTACTTAACTTGGGTAAAATTTGCTCTGCATCAAGACATAGGCGATCGCCCTTTGTTAATTTTGGCAGTACTGCTTTTGGTAACAGGGATACAGTTATTTTGCTTTGGTTTGTTAGCTGAGTTACTAATGCGTACTTACCATGAATCTCAAGGACGCCCGATTTATCGCGTGCGTGAGGTCATAACAAATAAGCAATTGACAACTGAAAGCCAAATTTAA